In Ostrea edulis chromosome 4, xbOstEdul1.1, whole genome shotgun sequence, a single window of DNA contains:
- the LOC125671396 gene encoding T-cell acute lymphocytic leukemia protein 1-like, producing the protein MTSDYKSGGISSGIAPVCFGDALCPSICKQTEPRSSTRSLSCDRDEILSKECEDSDDNVFYDVKPKDSGFICLQSVPLLTSRSSYHSSSSDGLPQDGPLDLRQRRSSSSQGNDNENEPIAVQKLRHKRMFTNSRERWRQQNVNGAFADLRKLVPTHPPDKKLSKHEILRCTIRYIRLLENVLEYQNHGDVKRVKTEHVITDSWNRVYHDDSSDDESLHSA; encoded by the coding sequence ATGACGTCAGATTACAAAAGTGGTGGCATTTCCTCTGGTATTGCCCCTGTGTGCTTCGGTGACGCTCTTTGTCCGAGTATCTGTAAACAAACAGAACCTCGTAGTTCCACCAGAAGTTTGTCTTGTGACCGAGACGAAATTTTATCAAAGGAATGTGAGGACAGTGACGATAACGTGTTTTATGACGTAAAACCTAAAGACTCTGGCTTTATATGTCTGCAAAGTGTACCCCTTCTTACATCTCGATCTTCATATCACAGTTCTTCGTCAGACGGTCTGCCTCAGGACGGACCCCTGGACCTTAGACAACGTCGATCAAGTTCCTCTCAAGGCAACGATAACGAAAACGAACCCATCGCTGTACAGAAATTACGACATAAGCGAATGTTCACAAACAGCCGCGAACGGTGGCGACAGCAGAACGTCAACGGCGCGTTTGCCGACCTACGTAAGTTGGTTCCAACTCATCCACCAGATAAAAAACTAAGCAAGCACGAGATTCTTCGCTGTACTATAAGGTACATTAGACTTTTGGAGAATGTTCTGGAATATCAGAATCACGGAGACGTCAAACGCGTGAAAACTGAACACGTCATTACTGACAGTTGGAATCGGGTTTACCACGATGACTCTTCTGATGACGAGAGCCTGCACTCAGCGTAG